In Helicobacter bilis, a genomic segment contains:
- a CDS encoding metal ABC transporter solute-binding protein, Zn/Mn family: protein MKKFLIVIITMCSVCHLLYAKKLQVSVSIPPLSFFVQGIAKSRADIHIIVPQNKNAETYEPSFKDMQTLANSDIFIGIGMPFENIWLPKILKANKQQNILEIVMLHEDLNKKDQMHLWLSIENAREITNIITIALASKDPQNASFYTENAKEIYHALEILERKIKSHLEKMPHKDFIVFHPLFDEAAAEYGLIEHALEQHGKTYGMKEILSLADFGKKAGIKKVFAESNNKDIATLAKTMGAKVILINPMSSDYIKNVESIFAEISKSYE, encoded by the coding sequence ATGAAAAAGTTTTTAATTGTTATTATCACAATGTGTAGCGTGTGTCATCTTTTATACGCAAAGAAATTACAAGTAAGTGTGAGTATCCCACCACTTTCTTTTTTCGTGCAAGGGATCGCAAAATCTAGGGCAGATATTCACATCATCGTGCCACAAAATAAAAATGCAGAGACTTATGAACCAAGCTTTAAAGACATGCAAACTCTAGCAAATAGCGATATATTTATCGGTATAGGCATGCCTTTTGAAAATATATGGCTACCAAAGATTCTAAAGGCAAATAAACAGCAAAATATACTAGAAATTGTAATGCTGCATGAAGACTTAAACAAAAAGGATCAAATGCACCTATGGCTTAGTATCGAGAATGCTAGAGAGATTACAAACATTATTACCATTGCATTAGCTTCAAAAGATCCGCAAAATGCAAGTTTCTACACTGAAAATGCAAAGGAAATATACCATGCATTAGAGATTTTAGAGCGGAAAATAAAATCGCATTTAGAGAAAATGCCACATAAAGACTTCATAGTCTTTCACCCATTATTTGATGAAGCAGCTGCTGAATATGGATTAATAGAGCATGCCCTAGAGCAACATGGAAAAACCTATGGCATGAAAGAGATTCTAAGTCTTGCTGACTTTGGTAAAAAAGCAGGGATTAAAAAAGTCTTTGCAGAAAGTAATAATAAAGATATAGCAACACTTGCAAAGACTATGGGGGCTAAAGTCATTCTTATTAACCCTATGAGTAGTGATTATATTAAGAATGTAGAATCTATTTTTGCAGAAATATCGAAGAGTTATGAATAG
- a CDS encoding IMPACT family protein, whose translation MQYFIYQENTAQSKEEIIFECKGSKFIALLFPLDIATNTTLDSNQILRNDILAKLQAAHKKAVHFVWAFRILNEYQQIIEGSSDDGEPKGSAGVPMLEVLRGKGLINIFCVCIRYFGGTKLGVGGLVRAYTQATLQTITLAENLGQILPYQAKDTISIHVKSSAYNKILHLATQHQLEVIDREFLQTSITLQLQGSATNLENFSKEYKNLYYDSICHKMQHIGKCINAL comes from the coding sequence ATGCAGTATTTTATCTATCAAGAAAACACAGCACAATCTAAAGAAGAGATAATTTTTGAATGTAAAGGCTCAAAGTTTATAGCCTTGCTTTTCCCACTTGATATAGCTACAAATACAACTCTAGATTCTAATCAAATATTAAGAAATGACATATTAGCAAAGCTTCAAGCCGCACATAAAAAAGCAGTGCATTTTGTATGGGCGTTTAGAATCTTAAATGAATATCAGCAAATAATAGAGGGCAGTAGTGATGATGGCGAACCTAAAGGGAGTGCTGGAGTGCCTATGCTTGAAGTCTTGCGTGGTAAAGGCTTAATCAATATCTTTTGTGTTTGCATACGCTATTTTGGTGGCACAAAGCTTGGCGTTGGGGGATTAGTAAGGGCATATACACAAGCGACATTGCAAACTATCACTTTAGCTGAAAATCTAGGACAAATCCTGCCCTATCAAGCTAAAGATACCATAAGCATTCATGTAAAAAGCAGTGCGTATAATAAAATCCTGCATTTAGCTACACAACATCAACTTGAAGTGATTGATAGAGAGTTTCTACAAACTAGCATTACCTTGCAACTACAAGGGAGTGCTACAAATTTAGAAAATTTTTCAAAAGAGTATAAGAATCTTTATTATGATAGTATATGTCATAAAATGCAACATATTGGCAAATGCATTAACGCATTATAA
- the yejB gene encoding microcin C ABC transporter permease YejB: MLSYIFKRIFLVIPTLLGIITLNFFIIQLAPGGPVEQMSARLTNTLQGESNAGSIRLSSYQGAKGLDSALITQLKEMYGFDKPILERFFIMLKNYMRFDFGESFYREARVLDIIKEKLPVSITLGIFSTLIIYLISIPLGIIKALYSNSPFDTFTSVCITLLYSIPPFLFAILLIVLFAGGSFWDIFPLKDLVSQNFHEMGLWDKIKDLLWHITLPLICICVGGFASLTLLVKNSFLDEINKGYVLLARSKGASNMRVLYLHIFRNAMLLLITLFPATFIGMFFSSNLLIEIIFNLDGLGLLGYDSVITRDYPVVFGTLFIFTLIGLFANIIGDLLYMVVDPRIDFDKA; this comes from the coding sequence ATGTTATCCTACATTTTTAAGAGAATCTTTTTAGTTATACCTACCTTGCTTGGTATTATCACGCTTAATTTTTTCATCATTCAGTTAGCACCCGGTGGTCCTGTGGAGCAAATGAGTGCGAGGCTTACAAATACTCTGCAAGGTGAGAGTAATGCTGGGAGTATAAGGCTATCAAGCTATCAAGGTGCAAAGGGGCTTGATTCTGCTCTCATTACGCAATTAAAGGAAATGTATGGCTTTGATAAGCCCATTTTAGAGAGATTTTTTATCATGCTGAAAAATTATATGCGATTTGATTTTGGAGAGAGTTTTTATAGGGAGGCTCGTGTGCTTGATATTATTAAAGAAAAGCTGCCTGTATCAATCACACTTGGAATCTTTAGCACACTCATTATCTATCTTATAAGCATTCCGCTTGGCATTATTAAAGCGTTATATAGCAATAGCCCATTTGATACTTTTACTAGTGTTTGCATTACGCTTTTGTATTCTATCCCGCCGTTTTTGTTTGCTATTTTGCTAATTGTCCTATTTGCTGGAGGGAGTTTTTGGGATATATTTCCACTGAAAGATTTAGTTAGTCAAAATTTTCATGAGATGGGTTTGTGGGATAAGATAAAAGATCTTTTATGGCATATTACTCTGCCGCTTATTTGCATTTGTGTTGGCGGGTTTGCAAGTCTTACTCTACTTGTTAAAAACTCATTTCTTGATGAGATAAATAAGGGTTATGTGCTACTTGCAAGAAGTAAGGGGGCAAGCAATATGCGTGTGTTGTATCTGCATATATTTCGCAATGCCATGCTGTTACTTATTACGCTTTTCCCTGCTACTTTTATTGGTATGTTTTTTAGCTCTAATCTGTTGATAGAGATTATTTTTAATCTCGATGGGCTTGGGCTGCTTGGCTATGACAGCGTGATTACTAGAGATTATCCTGTTGTATTTGGCACACTTTTTATTTTTACGCTTATTGGTTTATTTGCTAATATTATTGGCGACTTGCTTTATATGGTTGTTGATCCGCGTATAGATTTTGATAAGGCGTAG